The DNA region gCAATTTCCTTAGTGCTGCAACGAATGGCGGTTTAATTATTTCGCTATGTCGGCCCATGGCCCCATTcttcacctaaaaaaaaaaaaaaacaaacaaaagacaaaatcaaaaaaTACAATGCATGACTTCATAAGTGATGTCTAGATTGCTGTGATACATTATTGGAACTCAATTATTATTACACGAGATAGTTCACACGTTTGAAGCACGTAACCTTTTCTGTTCCGTTTAGAACTGTTCCTCAAGTGGCTATAAGAAGGGCTCAAAGCATTGAAGCATTTCACAAATCAAAACTTTTGTTTactagagaaagagagagagagagaaatgggtTCTCTTAGCTCAGAACTAGACAAGCCCCATGCAGTGTGCATACCCTATCCGGCTCAAGGCCATATCAACCCCATGCTAAAACTAGCCAAGATTCTCCACCACAAAGGCTTCCACATCACCTTCGTCAACACAGAATTCAACCACCGCCGCCTGGAGAGAACCCGGGGCCCGGAATCTCTCCGGGGACTACCGTCGTTCCGTTTCGAGACAATCCCCGACGGTCTTCCCGTGTCGGACGCGGATGTCACCCAGGATATCCCGTCGCTCTGCGAGTCTACTAGTGCCACTTGTTTGGGTCCTTTCAAGGAGCTTCTTGCTAGGCTTAATGACACCGCCGTGTCAAATGCTCCCCCGGTGTCCTGCATAGTCTCCGACGGGGTCATGAGCTTCACCGTCGACGCCGCCGAGGAGCTGGGCATCCCGGAAGTCCTGTTCTGGACTACTAGCGCATGTGGCTTCTTGGGTTACATGCATTTCACTCAGCTCCTCGACAAGGGCTACACCCCTCTCAAAGGTAACAAATTTCTTCCTGGTCGTTAACACAAAAAATGATAGATATAGAAAATTCCAGCTAAATTTATTAGACTGATTTGACAactaaaatattacaaaatcaTATATTAACATTGGTTTGAGCTGATAAACTATTACAGTCTATTATTAATTAGAGTCACAATGCAGGATTTACTGATTGAAATTACTGATTTTTTTCAATGTTTCTTTTAGATGAGAGTTACCTGACAAATGGGTATCTGGAGACGGAGTTGGATTGGGTAAAAGGCATGAAAGGCATACGTCTGAGAGACCTTCCATCTTTCTTGAGAACCACAAATCCAGATGAATATATGTTGAAGTTCATCTTACAAGAAACCGAGAGAGCGAGAAGGGCTTCTGCCATAGTTCTCAACACCTTTGATGCGTTAGAGCATGAAGCTTTAATGGCGCTTCAGTCTATGCTCCCGCCGGTCTACGCTGTCGGCCCATTACAGTTCCTTCAGACACAGGTCAAAGACAGCAACGTAAGAGCACTCGCAACAAACCTCTGGAAAGAGGACACCTCCTGTCTGGAATGGCTGGACACGAAAGCGCCAAACTCGGTCGTCTATGTTAACTATGGCAGCATAACAGTGATGACACCAGACCAGCTCTTGGAGTTCGCCTGGGGATTAGCGAACTCCAAGAAACCATTCTTGTGGATCGTCCGGCCCGACTTGGTCACCGGGGAGGCGGCAATAATCCCACCCGAATTCTTGGAGGAAACTAAAGAC from Ipomoea triloba cultivar NCNSP0323 chromosome 6, ASM357664v1 includes:
- the LOC116022120 gene encoding 7-deoxyloganetin glucosyltransferase-like; protein product: MGSLSSELDKPHAVCIPYPAQGHINPMLKLAKILHHKGFHITFVNTEFNHRRLERTRGPESLRGLPSFRFETIPDGLPVSDADVTQDIPSLCESTSATCLGPFKELLARLNDTAVSNAPPVSCIVSDGVMSFTVDAAEELGIPEVLFWTTSACGFLGYMHFTQLLDKGYTPLKDESYLTNGYLETELDWVKGMKGIRLRDLPSFLRTTNPDEYMLKFILQETERARRASAIVLNTFDALEHEALMALQSMLPPVYAVGPLQFLQTQVKDSNVRALATNLWKEDTSCLEWLDTKAPNSVVYVNYGSITVMTPDQLLEFAWGLANSKKPFLWIVRPDLVTGEAAIIPPEFLEETKDRGMLSSWCSQEQVLSHPAVGGFLTHNGWNSTLESTCSGVPMLCWPFFAEQQTNCYYACSKWGIGKEIDSNVKRDEVEKLMRELMEGEKGGEMKKKAMEWKKLAEEAATSSIGSSHINIDKLINLHLLPPKY